In a genomic window of Camelus ferus isolate YT-003-E chromosome 31, BCGSAC_Cfer_1.0, whole genome shotgun sequence:
- the CLCN3 gene encoding H(+)/Cl(-) exchange transporter 3 isoform X6 produces the protein MESEQLFHRGSYRNSYNSITSASSDEELLDGAGVIMDFQTSEDDSLLDGDAAAGTHYTMTNGGSISSSTHLLDLLDEPIPGVGTYDDFHTIDWVREKCKDRERHRRINSKKKESAWEMTKSLCDAWSGWLVVTLTGLASGALAGLIDIAADWMTDLKEGVCLSALWYNHEQCCWGSNETTFEERDKCPQWTTWAELIIGQAEGPGSYIMNYIMYIFWALSFAFLAVSLVKVFAPYACGSGIPEIKTILSGFIIRGYLGKWTLMIKTITLVLAVASGLSLGKEGPLVHVACCCGNIFSYLFPKYSTNEAKKREVLSAASAAGVSVAFGAPIGGVLFSLEEVSYYFPLKTLWRSFFAALVAAFVLRSINPFGNSRLVLFYVEYHTPWYLFELFPFILLGVFGGLWGAFFIRANIAWCRRRKSTRFGKYPVLEVIVVAAITAVIAFPNPYTRLNTSELIKELFTDCGPLESSSLCDYRNDMNASKIVDDIPDRPAGLGVYSAIWQLGLALVFKIIMTVFTFGIKVPSGLFIPSMAVGAIAGRIVGIAVEQLAYYHHDWFIFQEWCEVGADCITPGLYAMVGAAACLGGVTRMTVSLVVIVFELTGGLEYIVPLMAAVMTSKWVGDAFGREGIYEAHIRLNGYPFLDAKEEFTHTTLAADVMRPRRSDPPLAVLTQDNMTVDDIENLINETSYNGFPVITSRESQRLVGFALRRDLTIAIGASLVS, from the exons GGACTCACTACACCATGACCAACGGAGGCAGCATCAGCAGCTCCACACACTTGCTGGACCTCCTGGATGAGCCGATCCCGGGCGTCGGCACGTACGATGACTTCCACACCATCGACTGGGTGCGCGAGAAGTGTAAGGACCGAGAGAGGCACAGACGG ATCAACAGCAAGAAGAAAGAGTCAGCATGGGAGATGACGAAGAGCTTGTGTGACGCGTGGTCAGGGTGGCTCGTGGTGACACTAACGGGACTGGCATCAG gggcGCTGGCTGGGCTGATAGACATCGCTGCTGACTGGATGACCGACCTCAAGGAGGGCGTGTGCCTCAGCGCGCTGTGGTACAACCACGAGCAGTGCTGCTGGGGGTCCAACGAGACGACATTCGAGGAGAGGGACAAGTGTCCCCAGTGGACGACATGGGCTGAGCTGATCATCGGTCAGGCGGAG GGTCCTGGTTCGTACATCATGAACTACATAATGTACATCTTCTGGGCCTTGAGTTTCGCCTTCCTCGCCGTCTCCTTGGTAAAGGTGTTTGCTCCGTATGCCTGTGGCTCTGGGATTCCAGAG ATTAAAACTATTCTGAGTGGATTCATCATCAGAGGTTACTTGGGAAAATGGACTTTAATGATTAAAACCATCACGTTAGTACTGGCTGTGGCCTCGGGTTTGAGTTTAGGAAAAGAAGGACCCCTGGTGCACGTTGCCTGTTGCTGCGGAAATATCTTTTCCTACCTCTTTCCGAAGTACAGCACAAACGAAGCTAAGAAAAGGGAG GTGCTGTCCGCTGCCTCGGCTGCAGGTGTTTCTGTAGCTTTCGGTGCGCCGATCGGAGGAGTCCTTTTCAGCCTGGAGGAG GTTAGCTATTACTTTCCTCTGAAGACTTTATGGAGGTCATTTTTTGCTGCTTTGGTGGCGGCATTTGTTTTGAGGTCCATCAATCCCTTTGGTAACAGCCGCCTGGTCCTCTTTTACGTGGAGTACCACACGCCCTGGTACCTTTTTGAACTGTTTCCTTTTATCCTCCTCGGGGTGTTTGGAGGGCTGTGGGGAGCCTTTTTCATTCGGGCAAACATTGCCTGGTGTCGGCGGCGCAAGTCCACCAGATTTGGGAAGTACCCTGTTCTGGAAGTTATCGTGGTCGCGGCCATCACCGCCGTGATAGCCTTCCCCAACCCGTACACCCGGCTCAACACCAGTGAGCTCATCAAGGAGCTCTTCACGGACTGCGGGCCCCTGGAGTCCTCCTCTCTCTGTGACTACAGAAACGACATGAACGCCAGTAAAATCGTCGATGACATTCCAGACCGGCCCGCCGGCCTCGGAGTGTATTCAGCCATATGGCAGTTAGGGCTGGCGCTCGTGTTCAAGATCATAATGACGGTGTTCACCTTCGGGATCAAG GTGCCGTCGGGCCTGTTCATCCCCAGCATGGCCGTCGGCGCCATTGCCGGCCGCATCGTGGGCATCGCGGTGGAGCAGCTGGCCTACTACCACCACGACTGGTTCATCTTCCAGGAGTGGTGCGAGGTCGGGGCCGACTGCATCACCCCCGGCCTGTACGCCATGGTGGGCGCCGCCGCGTGCTTAG GCGGCGTGACCAGGATGACGGTCTCCCTGGTGGTGATTGTCTTCGAGCTCACCGGAGGCTTGGAGTACATCGTCCCCCTTATGGCCGCAGTGATGACCAGTAAATGGGTTGGAGATGCCTTTGGGAGGGAAGGCATTTATGAAGCTCACATCCGACTAAACGGATACCCTTTCCTGGATGCGAAGGAAGAGTTCACACACACCACACTGGCTGCTGACGTCATGAGACCGCGAAGGAGCGACCCTCCCTTGGCTGTCCTGACGCAGGACAACATGACGGTGGACGACATAGAAAACCTGATCAACGAGACCAGCTACAACGGCTTCCCGGTCATAACATCCAGGGAGTCCCAGAGGCTGGTGGGGTTTGCCCTCCGAAGAGACCTGACGATCGCAATAG